In one window of Nesterenkonia sandarakina DNA:
- a CDS encoding DEAD/DEAH box helicase, with protein sequence MTALGPFTEPTRRWFQASFGQPTAAQAGAWEAVARGKNALVVAPTGSGKTLSAFLWSIDRLFAEPTEGTSVLYISPLKALGVDIERNLRSPLVGIAHTARRLAAEGAAAEPAEITVGVRTGDSTPKERRDLVRKPPQILITTPESLYLMLTSQARSTLAGIKTVILDEVHALAGTKRGAHLAVSLERLNNLLETPAQRIGLSATVEPREEVARFLGGSAPVEIVAPKSEKTWDITVSVPVEDLASPSTAPPQNATRPEPAAMGPDAGPEAVTKAAPGAEGSADDGQPKVLSDVLADLATDDALLSDQPLQPSIWPHVEHRIVDLVTENRSTIVFVNSRRLAEKLTGRINEIWTERQPPAAEATEAEAPGPGEDAQSAESDPLARSHHGSVSKEQRKLTEEALKSGRLRCVVATSSLELGIDMGAVDLVIQVEAPFAVSAGLQRIGRAGHQVGEVSVGWFFPKHRGDLVSTAVVVERMLAGQIEALHIPRNPLDILAQQTVAASAMDALDVEAWFETLRRSAPFATLPRSAYEATLDLLAGKYPSDRFAELRPRVVWDRDAGTISGRPGAQRIAVTSGGTIPDRGLFGVYLAGGEDSGSARSGGRRVGELDEEMVYESRIGDVFALGATSWRIEEITFDRVLVSPAFGQPASLPFWRGDGFGRPAELGRALGRFTREVHSGASEPTAERLTALGMDTWAQENLLRYFTEQHDAAGVLPSDTTLVVEQTKDELGDWRIVLLSPYGLQVHAPWALAVGERLHDRFGLDGSAMASDDGIVLRVPMMDEDPPGAELFIFDPDELEDLVTGQVSSSALFAGRFREAAARALLLPKQNPGQRTPLWQQRQRSSQLLEVASGYPDFPVIMEAMREVLQDVYDMPALLELLRSIAARKLKIVETTTPKPSPFAQSILFGYIAQFLYEGDSPLAERRAAALSVDPALLGELLGRVELREFLDAAIIAESEAYAQRLIPSRHLRGEEGVADLLRLLGPLSVEQLSARLEEGEPAQNHAEALIANQRAFRVKWRTASPGAAGSASDPDQTEERYAAIEDASRLRDGLGTPIPVGIPYAFLDPVDDPLGDLVGRYARTHGPFLVEEASAELGLSRAVVVDTLTRLVREHRVVEGLFRPDRVLPSDARTETVEYCDAEMLRRIRRRSLAALRAQVEPVPTPAYAQFLLEWQGITAARGRGSSSSGVSAVAESLAQLSGAAAPASAWESYILPARVPDYRPGMLDELLSAGEFLAVGKGALSGHDGWLAFYPREDAETLLAQPGGAGLRGTGSNGPGSNGAGSNGAGSNGAGSNGAGLNNAGDAFTPTALQTAILEVLGRGGAWFIEALHDQLDSELTGSRETTKNALWELFWAGQVAPDSFAALRRFMSTGTTAHKKQPTPARPRHTSRRMALRHAAQSHRTRVAGSSATGPTGGGAGGRWQLVPTGSVDPTVAAHTRAEILLDRYGVVTRGSVMSEQQSGLGAASKGGFAAVYKVLSAAEDSGQIRRGYFIEQLGAAQFTSSATIDQLRWISERLEDAAEQTSAESSAGSSWAETPGPAATGAAKKQDVAVVLAATDPANPYGAALDWPELENSTHRPGRKAGAVVVLYRGQLVLYMERGGRTLLLFTEDESTMDLISRALVPALRSAKTGRIAVERVNGDRILTHPLGQLLRDAGFNSSPSGLRFAP encoded by the coding sequence ATGACCGCCCTGGGACCCTTCACCGAGCCGACCCGGCGCTGGTTCCAGGCCTCCTTCGGCCAGCCCACGGCGGCTCAGGCCGGAGCATGGGAGGCCGTGGCGCGGGGAAAGAACGCGCTGGTGGTCGCCCCGACCGGCTCGGGCAAGACGCTTTCAGCCTTCCTGTGGTCCATCGATCGGCTCTTCGCCGAACCCACCGAGGGCACCTCGGTGCTCTACATCTCCCCGCTGAAGGCGCTCGGCGTGGACATCGAACGCAACCTGCGCAGCCCGCTGGTCGGGATCGCGCACACCGCCCGCCGACTCGCCGCGGAGGGTGCAGCGGCGGAGCCGGCAGAGATCACCGTGGGTGTGCGCACCGGTGACTCCACCCCCAAGGAGCGCCGGGACCTTGTCCGCAAGCCGCCACAGATCCTGATCACCACTCCTGAGTCCCTCTACCTGATGCTCACCTCCCAGGCGCGCAGCACCCTGGCCGGGATCAAGACCGTGATCCTCGACGAGGTCCACGCCCTGGCCGGCACCAAGCGCGGGGCGCACCTGGCGGTCTCCCTGGAACGGCTGAACAACCTGCTGGAGACCCCAGCTCAGCGGATCGGGCTCTCCGCCACGGTGGAGCCCCGCGAGGAGGTGGCGCGCTTCCTGGGTGGCTCAGCGCCGGTGGAGATCGTGGCGCCGAAGTCGGAGAAGACCTGGGACATCACGGTCTCCGTCCCGGTGGAGGACCTGGCCTCCCCCAGCACCGCCCCTCCCCAGAACGCGACCCGCCCAGAGCCTGCCGCGATGGGCCCGGACGCTGGCCCCGAGGCTGTCACGAAGGCTGCCCCAGGCGCGGAGGGCTCCGCGGATGACGGGCAGCCGAAGGTGCTCTCCGATGTGCTCGCCGATCTCGCAACGGATGATGCGCTGCTCAGCGATCAGCCGCTGCAGCCCAGCATCTGGCCGCACGTGGAACACCGGATCGTGGACCTGGTCACCGAGAATCGCTCCACGATCGTCTTCGTGAACTCTCGTCGTCTTGCGGAGAAGCTGACCGGACGGATCAACGAGATCTGGACCGAGCGCCAGCCTCCGGCCGCCGAAGCCACCGAGGCCGAGGCGCCGGGCCCCGGAGAGGATGCGCAGTCCGCCGAGTCAGACCCCTTGGCCCGTTCCCACCACGGCTCGGTCTCGAAGGAACAGCGCAAGCTCACCGAGGAGGCGCTGAAATCCGGACGTCTGCGCTGCGTGGTCGCCACCTCGTCCCTGGAGCTGGGCATCGACATGGGCGCCGTGGACCTGGTCATCCAGGTGGAAGCGCCCTTCGCGGTCTCTGCCGGACTCCAGCGCATCGGCCGCGCCGGTCACCAGGTCGGCGAGGTCTCGGTGGGCTGGTTCTTCCCCAAGCACCGCGGTGACCTGGTGAGCACCGCCGTCGTCGTGGAACGGATGCTCGCCGGGCAGATCGAGGCGCTGCACATCCCACGCAACCCGCTGGACATCCTGGCCCAGCAGACCGTGGCCGCCTCCGCCATGGACGCCCTGGACGTGGAGGCCTGGTTCGAGACGCTGCGCCGCAGCGCCCCCTTCGCCACCCTGCCGCGCTCGGCCTATGAGGCCACCCTGGACCTGCTCGCCGGGAAGTATCCCTCAGACCGGTTTGCCGAGCTGCGCCCCCGGGTGGTCTGGGACCGCGACGCCGGCACCATCAGCGGGCGCCCCGGGGCGCAGCGGATCGCGGTCACCTCGGGCGGCACGATTCCCGACCGCGGGCTCTTCGGGGTCTACCTCGCCGGCGGGGAGGACTCCGGCTCGGCGCGCTCCGGCGGACGCCGGGTCGGGGAGCTCGACGAAGAGATGGTCTACGAATCCCGGATCGGGGATGTCTTCGCCCTGGGCGCCACCAGCTGGCGGATCGAGGAGATTACCTTCGACCGGGTGCTGGTCTCCCCAGCCTTCGGGCAGCCCGCGTCGCTGCCCTTCTGGCGCGGAGACGGCTTCGGCCGCCCCGCCGAGCTCGGCCGCGCGCTGGGCCGGTTCACCCGTGAGGTCCATTCCGGGGCGTCCGAGCCCACTGCGGAGCGGCTCACCGCCCTGGGCATGGACACCTGGGCGCAGGAGAACCTGCTGCGCTACTTCACCGAACAACACGACGCCGCCGGGGTGCTCCCCAGCGACACCACCCTGGTGGTGGAGCAGACCAAAGATGAGCTGGGCGACTGGCGGATCGTGCTGCTCTCCCCCTACGGGCTGCAGGTCCACGCGCCCTGGGCGCTGGCGGTCGGCGAGCGCCTGCATGATCGCTTCGGCCTGGACGGCTCCGCGATGGCCAGTGATGACGGGATCGTGCTGCGGGTCCCGATGATGGATGAGGACCCGCCCGGCGCGGAACTCTTCATCTTCGATCCCGATGAGCTCGAGGACCTGGTCACCGGCCAGGTCAGCTCCTCGGCCCTGTTCGCCGGGCGATTCCGAGAAGCCGCCGCCCGCGCCCTGCTGCTGCCCAAGCAGAACCCGGGTCAGCGCACCCCGCTGTGGCAGCAGCGGCAGCGGTCCTCCCAGCTGCTGGAGGTCGCCTCCGGCTACCCGGACTTCCCGGTCATCATGGAGGCCATGCGCGAGGTCCTCCAGGACGTCTATGACATGCCGGCGCTGCTGGAGCTGCTGCGCAGCATCGCGGCGCGCAAGCTCAAGATCGTGGAGACCACCACCCCTAAGCCCTCCCCCTTCGCCCAGTCCATCCTCTTCGGCTACATCGCCCAGTTCCTCTACGAGGGGGACTCACCGCTGGCCGAACGCCGGGCCGCGGCCCTCTCGGTGGATCCCGCACTGCTGGGCGAGCTGCTGGGCAGGGTGGAGCTGCGCGAGTTCCTCGACGCCGCGATCATCGCCGAGTCCGAGGCCTATGCCCAACGGCTGATCCCCTCCCGGCACCTGCGCGGGGAAGAGGGCGTCGCAGACCTGCTGCGCCTGCTCGGCCCGCTCAGCGTCGAGCAGCTCTCCGCCCGGCTCGAGGAGGGTGAGCCCGCCCAGAACCATGCCGAGGCCCTGATCGCGAACCAGCGCGCCTTCCGCGTGAAGTGGCGCACCGCGTCCCCGGGCGCTGCTGGCTCGGCCTCCGACCCCGATCAGACCGAAGAGCGCTACGCCGCCATCGAGGACGCCTCCCGGCTGCGCGATGGGCTCGGGACCCCCATCCCGGTGGGCATCCCCTACGCCTTCCTGGACCCGGTGGATGACCCGCTCGGGGATCTCGTGGGGCGCTATGCCCGCACCCACGGCCCCTTCCTGGTGGAAGAGGCGAGCGCTGAGCTGGGCCTCAGCCGCGCCGTCGTCGTGGACACGCTGACCCGGCTGGTGCGGGAGCACCGCGTGGTCGAGGGCCTGTTCCGCCCGGACCGGGTGCTGCCCAGCGATGCTCGCACCGAGACGGTGGAGTACTGCGACGCCGAGATGCTACGCCGGATACGACGCCGCTCCCTCGCCGCGCTGCGCGCCCAGGTCGAGCCCGTGCCGACCCCTGCCTACGCCCAGTTCCTCCTGGAATGGCAGGGCATCACCGCAGCCCGCGGCCGAGGCTCCTCCTCCTCGGGAGTCTCCGCGGTGGCGGAATCCCTGGCGCAGCTCTCCGGGGCCGCCGCCCCGGCCAGCGCGTGGGAGTCCTACATCCTGCCCGCCAGGGTCCCGGACTACCGCCCGGGAATGCTCGATGAGCTGCTCTCCGCCGGAGAGTTCCTCGCCGTGGGCAAGGGCGCGCTCAGCGGACACGACGGCTGGCTGGCGTTCTACCCCCGGGAGGATGCCGAGACCCTGTTGGCGCAGCCCGGCGGCGCCGGCCTGCGCGGCACCGGGTCAAACGGCCCTGGGTCGAACGGCGCAGGGTCGAACGGCGCTGGGTCGAACGGCGCAGGGTCGAACGGCGCAGGGCTCAACAACGCCGGGGATGCTTTCACCCCCACCGCGCTGCAGACTGCCATCCTCGAGGTGTTGGGGCGTGGCGGTGCCTGGTTCATCGAGGCGCTGCACGATCAGCTGGACTCCGAGCTCACCGGCTCGCGGGAGACCACGAAGAACGCGCTCTGGGAACTGTTCTGGGCCGGGCAGGTCGCCCCGGACAGCTTCGCCGCACTGCGCAGGTTCATGTCCACCGGGACCACCGCCCATAAGAAGCAGCCCACCCCGGCGCGGCCGCGGCATACCTCCCGGAGGATGGCGCTGCGCCACGCCGCTCAGTCACATCGCACCCGAGTCGCAGGATCCTCCGCCACCGGGCCCACCGGCGGCGGTGCGGGCGGACGCTGGCAGCTGGTCCCCACCGGGTCGGTGGACCCCACGGTGGCCGCACACACCCGCGCCGAGATCCTGCTGGACCGCTACGGCGTGGTCACCCGAGGTTCGGTGATGTCTGAACAGCAGTCCGGGCTCGGCGCAGCGTCGAAGGGTGGCTTCGCCGCGGTGTACAAGGTGCTCTCCGCCGCGGAGGATTCCGGGCAGATCCGCCGCGGTTATTTCATCGAACAGCTCGGCGCCGCCCAGTTCACATCCTCAGCGACCATCGACCAGCTCCGCTGGATCTCCGAGCGCCTCGAAGACGCCGCCGAACAGACCAGCGCGGAATCCAGCGCCGGATCCTCCTGGGCGGAGACCCCCGGACCGGCGGCCACGGGGGCAGCCAAGAAGCAGGATGTCGCCGTGGTGCTCGCCGCCACCGACCCAGCCAATCCCTACGGGGCGGCCCTGGACTGGCCGGAGCTGGAGAATTCCACGCACCGGCCAGGACGCAAGGCGGGCGCCGTCGTCGTGCTCTACCGCGGGCAGCTGGTGCTCTATATGGAGCGCGGGGGCCGGACGCTGCTGCTCTTCACCGAGGACGAGTCCACCATGGACCTGATCTCTCGCGCCCTGGTACCTGCCCTGCGATCCGCGAAGACCGGCCGGATCGCCGTGGAACGGGTCAACGGCGACCGCATCCTCACCCACCCGCTGGGTCAGCTGCTGCGCGACGCCGGCTTCAACTCCTCACCCTCCGGGCTCAGGTTCGCCCCATGA
- a CDS encoding VOC family protein translates to MTLCIPFLMFQGQAQEAIDHYLEVFPDAELLEIVHHPDGTEIYDPAPAPSEETESVDPADLEVPEDSDAGDSDAGDAPGSSDAGDAPGSPDAAAAPEASADLGESASEADASTETTLITVEHEQDDSEERESVSVPVPLVATAQLKIGGQVLMIQDSLMKHQFSFTPSISVAVVVDSSAEFHQIVDSLASGGEFLMEPGDYDFATNFAWIKDRFGMSWQVNQPLAQPEPTASAEAPVWG, encoded by the coding sequence ATGACTCTTTGCATTCCGTTTCTGATGTTCCAGGGTCAGGCTCAAGAAGCGATCGATCACTACCTCGAGGTCTTCCCTGACGCTGAACTCCTGGAGATCGTGCACCACCCTGACGGCACCGAGATCTACGACCCCGCCCCGGCGCCCTCCGAGGAGACCGAGTCCGTAGATCCCGCAGACCTTGAGGTCCCCGAGGACTCCGACGCCGGGGACTCCGACGCCGGGGACGCGCCGGGCAGCTCCGACGCCGGGGACGCGCCAGGCAGCCCCGACGCCGCAGCAGCCCCAGAGGCATCCGCAGATCTCGGCGAGAGTGCCTCCGAGGCCGATGCCTCCACGGAGACCACCCTGATCACCGTGGAGCACGAGCAGGACGACTCGGAGGAGCGAGAGAGCGTCAGCGTCCCGGTCCCGCTGGTCGCCACCGCGCAGCTGAAGATCGGTGGACAGGTCCTGATGATCCAGGACAGTCTGATGAAGCACCAGTTCAGCTTCACCCCCTCGATCTCCGTGGCCGTGGTCGTGGACTCCTCGGCTGAGTTCCACCAGATCGTCGACAGCCTCGCCTCCGGTGGGGAGTTCCTCATGGAGCCCGGCGACTACGACTTCGCCACGAACTTCGCCTGGATCAAGGACCGGTTCGGCATGTCCTGGCAGGTCAACCAGCCCCTGGCGCAGCCCGAGCCCACCGCCAGCGCAGAAGCGCCGGTCTGGGGCTGA
- a CDS encoding dihydrofolate reductase family protein: protein MSLVRVHNFSVSLDGFGTGAGQTFEAPFGHADQRLMEWAFKTRTFRKMGLPGKTTGSRGVDEAFASRWSAGIGAEIMGRNKFGPQRGPWADTEWEGWWGAEPPFHTPVLVLTHHPRPMLEMAGGTTFHFLDADPVSALSRARELAGNRDVRIGGGVTTLREFLAADLIDLMHLVLVPILLGRGERLWDGLEGLEERFDIEATPSPSGVVHLIFVRRPD, encoded by the coding sequence ATGTCCCTGGTCCGCGTGCACAACTTCTCGGTCTCCCTCGACGGCTTCGGCACCGGGGCCGGACAGACCTTCGAGGCTCCCTTCGGTCATGCCGACCAGCGGCTCATGGAATGGGCGTTCAAGACGCGCACCTTCCGCAAGATGGGCCTTCCCGGGAAGACCACGGGGTCCCGAGGTGTGGACGAGGCGTTCGCCAGCCGATGGTCTGCCGGTATCGGTGCCGAGATCATGGGGCGCAATAAGTTCGGCCCGCAGCGCGGCCCCTGGGCCGACACCGAATGGGAAGGGTGGTGGGGCGCCGAGCCGCCCTTCCACACCCCGGTGCTGGTGCTGACCCACCACCCGCGACCGATGCTGGAGATGGCAGGCGGGACGACCTTCCACTTCCTGGACGCCGACCCGGTCTCCGCCCTCTCCCGGGCCCGGGAGCTCGCCGGGAATCGCGACGTGCGAATCGGAGGTGGGGTGACCACGCTCCGGGAGTTCCTGGCGGCAGACCTGATCGACCTGATGCATCTGGTCCTGGTGCCGATCCTGCTGGGACGGGGCGAGCGGCTCTGGGACGGGCTCGAGGGCCTCGAGGAGCGCTTCGACATCGAGGCGACCCCGTCACCGAGCGGCGTGGTGCATCTGATCTTCGTCCGCCGCCCGGACTGA
- a CDS encoding VTT domain-containing protein has protein sequence MTNPAIAFGINDLGDPALYQEWGLYYFLVLAVAVAFTAIVPPFPSEVMVIASGTMAAEEIFPLLLVLSVTFLGCLAGDIGVYLLFRYKLIRLLYRWRWGRRMHRKMLRISLRAGGASTWAGLLLIRGIPGGRSASMATAGLVRLGGRSIVALCLLGALTWSLWLVGLGYITGTTTGLPPWASTAAAIVVGTLVGLGITVLMTRQRSRRGSEREPART, from the coding sequence GTGACCAACCCCGCGATCGCCTTCGGCATCAACGACCTCGGCGATCCGGCGCTCTACCAGGAGTGGGGGCTCTACTACTTCCTGGTGCTGGCCGTGGCGGTGGCCTTCACCGCGATCGTGCCCCCGTTCCCCTCCGAGGTCATGGTGATCGCCTCGGGCACGATGGCCGCCGAAGAGATCTTTCCGCTGCTGCTGGTACTCTCTGTCACGTTCCTAGGCTGTCTCGCCGGTGACATCGGGGTGTATCTGCTCTTCCGCTACAAGCTCATCCGGCTGCTCTATCGGTGGAGATGGGGACGTCGGATGCACCGAAAGATGCTGCGAATCTCGCTGCGCGCCGGCGGCGCCTCCACCTGGGCCGGCCTGCTGCTCATCCGCGGCATTCCGGGGGGCCGTTCGGCCTCCATGGCCACCGCCGGGCTCGTCCGGCTGGGCGGTCGCTCCATCGTGGCGCTGTGCCTGCTGGGCGCGCTCACCTGGAGCCTCTGGCTGGTCGGCTTAGGTTACATTACGGGAACAACTACCGGGCTCCCACCTTGGGCCAGCACGGCAGCGGCCATCGTTGTGGGTACCCTGGTGGGGTTGGGAATCACGGTGCTGATGACCCGGCAGCGTTCGCGTCGGGGGTCCGAACGAGAGCCGGCGAGAACCTGA
- a CDS encoding pseudouridine synthase: MRNGVNATRLRVPLTGPWPTVHDYVLETFGHIDHGGITQRFDDGDVVDVHGQPLSTSTALGALEFLWYYRSVSQEVPLPVTEELIHEDEHLVVVDKPHFLPTTPAGRYVQESLLVRLRNTLNLPDLVPIHRLDRGTAGVVMFSKQPTTRGAYQLLFENRVVQKSYECVSAIPTGLSPAAMASRFPLTVRNKIEKTKGVVISQLASYAPEHSGKRPHDRTARQGKRRTDPIPGANSSSQIELLTTGRSPSGHDVGHFRLNPHTGKTHQLRIHMALLGLGILNDRFYPDLLDDAPDEFDKPLQLLARTLDFTDPLSGMPRRFISSRTLQESPQ; the protein is encoded by the coding sequence GTGCGCAACGGCGTCAACGCCACGCGCCTGCGGGTCCCGCTGACCGGGCCGTGGCCCACCGTGCATGACTATGTCCTGGAGACCTTCGGGCACATCGACCACGGAGGAATCACCCAGCGCTTCGACGATGGCGACGTCGTCGATGTCCACGGGCAGCCGCTGAGCACCTCCACCGCGCTGGGCGCCCTCGAGTTCCTCTGGTACTACCGCTCGGTCAGCCAGGAGGTTCCGCTTCCGGTGACCGAGGAGCTCATCCACGAGGACGAACACCTCGTCGTGGTGGACAAGCCGCACTTCCTTCCCACCACACCGGCTGGACGCTACGTTCAGGAGTCACTGCTGGTGCGGCTGCGCAACACCTTGAACCTCCCCGACCTGGTGCCGATCCACCGGTTGGACCGCGGGACGGCCGGGGTCGTGATGTTCTCCAAACAGCCCACCACGCGGGGCGCGTATCAGCTGCTCTTTGAGAACCGTGTGGTGCAGAAGTCCTATGAGTGCGTCAGCGCGATCCCGACCGGGCTGAGCCCTGCCGCCATGGCTTCGCGGTTCCCGCTCACCGTGCGCAACAAGATCGAGAAGACCAAGGGGGTGGTGATCTCCCAGCTGGCCTCCTACGCGCCGGAGCACTCGGGCAAGCGCCCGCATGATCGCACCGCCCGGCAGGGCAAGCGCCGCACCGACCCCATACCGGGGGCGAACTCCTCCTCGCAGATCGAGCTGCTCACCACGGGCCGCAGCCCCTCCGGGCACGACGTCGGCCATTTCCGGCTCAACCCGCACACCGGGAAGACTCACCAGCTGCGCATCCACATGGCGCTGCTGGGCCTGGGTATTCTGAATGACCGGTTCTACCCCGACCTTCTCGATGACGCCCCGGATGAGTTCGACAAGCCGCTCCAGCTGCTGGCCAGGACGCTGGACTTCACCGATCCGCTGAGCGGGATGCCGCGTCGCTTCATCTCGTCTCGAACCCTCCAGGAGTCTCCGCAGTGA
- a CDS encoding AMIN-like domain-containing (lipo)protein, producing the protein MRHPRSSHLTALGAAMLLLASCGSPAAEQDSAPAEDSTSDQASQPTADSTADPSPQESEDAPSSEESPQETQQPEDTATPDSASPSPSEEQDDDAGAADFSTEAQESEGFPGEFTTGDEPSYLVDVRSGVHDGFDRVVFEFAGDVVPSWRGEYTESAAELGRGEPIDVAGGNILEINVNGPSWMLGDEPTDQLPTQEYYERDRGGAFEEIFVQGPFEAHSQYLIGMEEELPFQVRLLEEPTRLVVDLATEQ; encoded by the coding sequence ATGAGGCACCCCCGCAGCAGCCATCTCACCGCACTCGGGGCAGCCATGCTGCTGCTGGCCTCTTGCGGCTCCCCCGCCGCCGAGCAGGACTCCGCCCCCGCGGAGGACTCCACCTCTGATCAGGCATCCCAGCCCACCGCGGACTCGACCGCCGACCCGTCGCCTCAGGAGAGCGAGGACGCGCCGTCCTCGGAGGAATCCCCGCAGGAGACCCAGCAGCCGGAGGACACCGCCACCCCCGACTCCGCGTCCCCGTCCCCGTCCGAGGAGCAGGACGACGACGCCGGCGCAGCGGACTTCAGCACCGAGGCCCAGGAGTCCGAGGGCTTCCCTGGGGAGTTCACCACCGGTGATGAGCCCTCGTACCTGGTTGACGTCCGTTCTGGTGTCCACGACGGCTTCGACCGGGTGGTCTTCGAGTTCGCCGGCGACGTCGTGCCCAGCTGGCGCGGTGAGTACACCGAGTCCGCAGCCGAACTGGGCCGCGGTGAACCGATCGATGTCGCAGGCGGGAACATTCTGGAGATCAACGTCAACGGCCCCTCCTGGATGCTGGGGGACGAGCCGACGGATCAGCTTCCGACCCAGGAATACTACGAGCGCGATCGCGGCGGGGCCTTCGAGGAGATCTTTGTCCAGGGACCCTTCGAGGCGCATTCTCAGTACCTGATCGGCATGGAGGAGGAACTGCCCTTCCAGGTCCGGCTGCTCGAGGAACCGACCCGCCTGGTGGTGGACCTCGCCACCGAGCAGTGA
- a CDS encoding NADPH-dependent F420 reductase: protein MSELEAVVGILGAGRAGTAFARALLRAGIAVDIASTRPPRALQHHLKIYAPGAEPVLGADVAARARTSSGLVILAVPQEELDEVDPDWVAGTVLIDATNTWQDELLPGWLQAAVDEQLPTSMALAGRFGAARVVKALNHIAHTEFDDAAQPGAELTQRRALAVAGDDDDARGLVMGLLVRMGFDPVSVGGLAAGRIMEPDGPLFNRPLRREDILRFAR from the coding sequence ATGTCTGAGCTCGAAGCGGTGGTCGGGATCCTCGGCGCCGGACGCGCCGGCACCGCCTTCGCCCGGGCCCTGCTGCGCGCCGGGATCGCCGTGGACATCGCCTCCACCCGACCGCCCCGCGCGCTGCAGCATCACCTGAAGATCTACGCCCCCGGCGCCGAGCCGGTCCTCGGTGCAGACGTCGCCGCCCGCGCCCGGACCAGCAGCGGGCTGGTGATCCTCGCGGTCCCGCAGGAGGAGCTCGACGAGGTCGACCCGGACTGGGTGGCCGGCACCGTGCTGATCGACGCGACCAACACCTGGCAGGACGAGCTGCTTCCGGGGTGGCTGCAGGCCGCCGTGGATGAACAGCTGCCCACCTCCATGGCGCTGGCGGGCCGGTTCGGCGCCGCCCGGGTGGTCAAGGCGCTGAACCACATCGCCCACACCGAGTTCGACGACGCCGCCCAGCCCGGCGCCGAGCTCACCCAGCGCCGGGCGTTGGCTGTGGCTGGCGACGACGACGACGCCCGCGGCCTGGTCATGGGGCTTCTGGTCCGCATGGGATTCGACCCCGTCTCTGTGGGCGGCCTCGCCGCGGGACGGATCATGGAGCCCGATGGTCCGCTGTTCAACCGTCCGCTGCGCCGCGAGGACATCCTGCGCTTCGCCCGCTGA